One bacterium genomic window, CGCGCGAGCTCCGGCCGAGCGTCGTCCACGCCTACTTCTTCTGGGCGATCATCTACGCGCGGCTGCTCAAGAAGGCCGGCTTGATCGAGCGGCTCGTCGAGAACCGCGAGGACGAGGGGTTCAACTGGGGGCCCAAGGAGTACCGCCTCCTGCGCTGGACGCGCGGCGCCGTGGACCGCGTCGTCTGCGTGTCGGAGGGCGTGCGGGCCGTCGTGCGTCGGCGCGAGCTGCTGCCGGAGTCGAAGCTCCTCGTGATCCGGAACGGCGTCGAGGATCTCGCGCCGTCGTTCGACCGGGCGGCGGCGCGGGCCGGCCTGCGCGCCGAGCTGGGCGTCCCGCCCGACGCCCCGCTCGTCGGGATGGTCGCCAACTACCAGCGGGCGGTGAAGGGGATCGACGACTTCCTCGCCGCCGTTCCGCTGATCCTGCGCGACGTTCCCGAGGCGTGGTTCGTCGTGGCCGGCGGGGGGGACCGCGAAGGACGCCTCCGGGCGCTGCGCGACGCCGGCTTGGAGGCGCGGGTTCTCCTGCCGGGCTACCGCCCCGACATCCACCGCGTCTACGCCGCGATGGACGTCTCCGTCCTCACCTCGCGCAGCGAGGGTCTGTCGCTGACGCTGCTCGAATCGATGGTCCACGGCTTGCCGGTCGTCGCCACCGCCGTCGGCGGGAACCCGGAGGTCGTCGTCGAGGGCGCGACCGGTCACCTGACGCCGCCGGGCGAGGCGGCGGCCTTCGCGTCGCGCGTCGCGTCGCTGCTGCGCGATCCGGAACGCCGCGCGGCGATGGGGCGGAGCGCGCGGGAGGAGGCGCTGCGCCGCTTCTCGCTGGGGGCGGCGGCGCGCGCCTATCAGGACTTCTACGCCGGACTGCTCGCCGCCGACTGATCGTCGGGCGCGGGGAAGACGACGCGGTTCAGTCCGGCGAGCAGGCCGACCATGATCCAAAGCGGCGGATACCACGCCGCCGAGAGGAACGCCCCGCAGGCGAGCACGGCGAAGAGCGCGGCGGCCATCGCGCGGCTCAGCATCGACGCCGCGGCGAGGTTCCCGTCGTCGGGCCGCCGCCGCGCGGCGCGCAGGATCTTCCGGTGGGTCCGGAAGCACCACCAGAGCACGATCGTGAACGGGACGACGCCGGCGAGCCCCTGTTCGGCGAGGACGGTGAAGTAGATCGAGTGGCAGACCCGTCCCCACATGTGGTGGCCGCTCTGGTCGGCGTAGACCTGGTCCTCGTAGAGCGGCGCGGCGATGCCGAAGTTGCGCGTGCCGACGCCGGCGAACGGATGGTCCGCGAACATCCGCGTCGCCAGCTTCCAGTAGTAGATCCGCTTCGCGCCGGTGTCGTCGTTCTCGTCCGCGGTCCGGATCGACCGGACCTCGCTCCAGTAGTTCGCGGGCGCGACGGCGACCAGCAACAGGGCGACCGCGGCGCCGAGAACGAGGAGTCGGCCGCGGCGCGGCCCGGTGACCAGAAGGAAGACCCAGATCGCGACCAGCCCGACGAAGCCGCCGCGCGAAAGCGTGAAGGCCGAGGTGAGCGCGCAGAGCGCGACGACGGCGATCAGGACGACGCGGCGGAACAGGCGGCGCTCGCCGAAGAGCAGGTACACGGAGATCGCGGCCGCGGCGTT contains:
- a CDS encoding glycosyltransferase family 4 protein; translated protein: MNGDAAPRRLLYLLGDLGGGTGNHLLSMLRRFDAARWDASVFTWAPYTARPVDGVAVRRLRRAPKPLDHFPVAQAFHLAAARRAARELRPSVVHAYFFWAIIYARLLKKAGLIERLVENREDEGFNWGPKEYRLLRWTRGAVDRVVCVSEGVRAVVRRRELLPESKLLVIRNGVEDLAPSFDRAAARAGLRAELGVPPDAPLVGMVANYQRAVKGIDDFLAAVPLILRDVPEAWFVVAGGGDREGRLRALRDAGLEARVLLPGYRPDIHRVYAAMDVSVLTSRSEGLSLTLLESMVHGLPVVATAVGGNPEVVVEGATGHLTPPGEAAAFASRVASLLRDPERRAAMGRSAREEALRRFSLGAAARAYQDFYAGLLAAD
- a CDS encoding O-antigen ligase family protein yields the protein MAVRGFDGPESGERRAGGLWATPPLRAAREAAPVAGARAGAGPASWTRLLPALFYLLIECARPMAWAPALGALRPGLIAAIWLTVVFLARRRWFISAPIACMLFLVGVMAAQVPFAANNYRAFVGFQEYATLAVLCVFPTAAIVETVGDVRLLLWAYALLHVPTAVHGILHGGVGLGGWLGDENDLALALNAAAAISVYLLFGERRLFRRVVLIAVVALCALTSAFTLSRGGFVGLVAIWVFLLVTGPRRGRLLVLGAAVALLLVAVAPANYWSEVRSIRTADENDDTGAKRIYYWKLATRMFADHPFAGVGTRNFGIAAPLYEDQVYADQSGHHMWGRVCHSIYFTVLAEQGLAGVVPFTIVLWWCFRTHRKILRAARRRPDDGNLAAASMLSRAMAAALFAVLACGAFLSAAWYPPLWIMVGLLAGLNRVVFPAPDDQSAASSPA